Proteins found in one Maridesulfovibrio sp. genomic segment:
- a CDS encoding aminopeptidase, with protein sequence MNKSIEHDPKSCWEIFKDDEHRQAMDDLAVRYIDFLTRCKTERETIKYVEEKLREAGFEDYLGADQCFRSFRDKTIFIARKGKNPLSQGFRLVGAHADTPRLDFKQHPLYEDLGMSMAKTHYYGGIRKYQWLARPLSLHGVVVKADGTKIDVVIGEDADDPVFSILDLLPHLAYKQVTKNVTDAFEAEKLNILMGHSLSFTKDDADDDDSAPSEKRKVLELLNEKYGIVEEDLFSAEMHIVPAGPARYVGLDKSVIGGYGQDDRSCVFLALEAFLNAPEPDNAQIVLFYDKEEIGSEGSTGAKSLFFEYCLEDLIEAWEPNAKMSRVMMAGKALSTDVHAAIDPDYQDVHEKLNSAYLGYGPCFCKFTGHRGKVGANDAHPEYVAWLRNILSEAGAPWQMAELGKVDLGGGGTVAKFLALYGMDVIDFGPPVLSMHSPFELTSKADLYATELAFRTFLKN encoded by the coding sequence ATGAATAAATCAATTGAGCATGATCCGAAGAGCTGCTGGGAGATTTTTAAAGACGATGAACATCGGCAGGCGATGGATGACCTTGCCGTTCGTTATATTGATTTTCTGACCCGCTGCAAAACCGAACGTGAGACTATCAAATACGTTGAGGAAAAACTGCGTGAAGCTGGTTTCGAAGATTACCTTGGTGCGGATCAGTGCTTCCGCTCCTTCCGCGACAAGACTATTTTTATCGCCCGTAAAGGTAAAAATCCCCTTTCACAGGGATTTCGTCTCGTAGGGGCGCATGCAGATACTCCCCGTCTCGATTTTAAACAGCATCCGTTATATGAAGATCTTGGTATGTCTATGGCCAAGACTCATTATTACGGCGGTATCCGCAAATATCAGTGGCTGGCGCGTCCTTTGTCCCTGCATGGCGTAGTGGTTAAAGCAGACGGCACTAAGATTGATGTCGTAATCGGTGAGGATGCGGATGATCCGGTATTTTCCATTCTCGATCTTTTGCCGCACCTCGCTTACAAACAGGTGACTAAAAACGTTACCGATGCATTTGAAGCCGAGAAGCTGAATATACTGATGGGCCATTCATTGTCTTTCACCAAAGACGATGCAGATGATGACGACAGTGCTCCTTCCGAGAAACGTAAGGTCTTGGAATTGCTTAATGAGAAATATGGAATTGTCGAAGAAGATCTGTTCAGCGCGGAAATGCATATAGTTCCCGCCGGCCCGGCCCGCTATGTCGGACTGGATAAGTCTGTTATCGGCGGTTACGGACAGGATGACCGTTCCTGCGTATTTCTTGCTCTGGAAGCTTTCCTGAATGCTCCTGAACCGGACAACGCCCAGATTGTGCTCTTTTACGATAAAGAGGAAATCGGTTCCGAAGGTTCCACCGGTGCCAAGTCACTCTTTTTTGAATACTGCCTCGAAGATCTCATTGAAGCCTGGGAACCCAATGCCAAGATGTCCCGGGTGATGATGGCCGGTAAGGCTCTTTCCACAGACGTCCACGCTGCAATCGATCCCGATTATCAGGATGTGCACGAAAAACTTAATTCCGCTTATCTCGGTTATGGTCCGTGCTTCTGCAAATTTACCGGACATCGCGGTAAGGTCGGAGCCAATGACGCTCATCCCGAATATGTAGCATGGCTGCGCAATATTCTGAGTGAGGCCGGGGCTCCGTGGCAGATGGCCGAGCTGGGTAAGGTTGATCTCGGTGGGGGCGGTACTGTCGCTAAATTCCTTGCCCTATACGGCATGGATGTAATTGACTTCGGACCTCCGGTACTTTCCATGCATAGTCCGTTTGAGCTGACCAGTAAGGCCGATTTGTACGCTACTGAATTGGCTTTCAGGACTTTTTTGAAGAATTAA